One window of Ralstonia pickettii DTP0602 genomic DNA carries:
- a CDS encoding TetR family transcriptional regulator — protein MKQLIFHRHRPRTHLPPMPRQPAKPKPSARRSPGRPVAGQPGQRERILDAATELFSRQGVAGTPVKAIAAQAGVTPALVHYYFSDRELLLDAVTEEKLQPLIAGVFASAGGDTEPLAMLIGLASALIRAAAATPWFPGLWIREVASADGALRERVLDRFALQRVGALSAPLAAAIARGQLNSGLEPVLLMPSLVGLTLLPLATAHIWRRLPGAEAIDTDALVRHVSALLTHGLAPVPAANAGKPKHSPESP, from the coding sequence ATGAAACAATTAATATTTCATCGACACCGCCCACGCACTCACTTGCCCCCCATGCCGCGCCAACCCGCCAAACCGAAACCTTCCGCCCGCCGCAGCCCCGGCCGCCCCGTCGCGGGCCAGCCCGGCCAGCGCGAACGCATCCTCGATGCTGCCACCGAGCTGTTCTCGCGCCAGGGCGTGGCCGGCACGCCGGTCAAGGCGATCGCCGCGCAGGCCGGCGTGACGCCGGCGCTGGTCCACTACTACTTCAGCGACCGCGAGTTGCTGCTCGACGCCGTGACCGAGGAAAAGCTGCAGCCGCTGATCGCCGGCGTCTTCGCCTCCGCGGGCGGCGACACGGAGCCGCTGGCGATGCTGATCGGCCTCGCCAGCGCGCTGATCCGCGCCGCGGCCGCCACGCCGTGGTTTCCCGGCCTGTGGATCCGCGAAGTCGCCAGCGCCGACGGCGCCCTGCGCGAGCGCGTGCTGGACCGCTTCGCGCTGCAGCGCGTCGGCGCACTGAGCGCTCCGCTGGCGGCCGCGATCGCGCGCGGGCAGCTCAACAGCGGACTGGAGCCGGTGCTGCTGATGCCGTCGCTGGTCGGCCTGACGCTGCTGCCGCTGGCCACCGCGCATATCTGGCGGCGGCTGCCCGGCGCCGAGGCGATCGATACCGACGCGCTGGTACGCCATGTATCCGCGCTGCTGACGCACGGCCTGGCACCCGTGCCCGCCGCAAACGCCGGCAAGCCCAAGCATTCCCCGGAGTCACCATGA
- a CDS encoding porin codes for MSWGLGYAAGAEARRPRHILSTILQPMPFPPLVAARSRRPFRFRRWLAALACCACLPAMAQQSVPAQDSGGAENPFAFHGQSTYIWQRKPAFNAAYSGPNSLGTERAKSYSFSATLDLGLKLWRGAEFHFNPEATQGVPFSGLHGLGGLSNGELGKAASTSPVFYRARAFVRQTWDMGGGSETLDADFNQFARTVDRQRLVLTAGNFGVLDVFDQNEFGSDPRTQFMNWAFMTHGAFDYPADARGYSWGLALEYIGDGWSARIGRFLQPLESNGLELDTRMFQHYGDIIELEKRYELAGRPGTARLLWFRNKARMGAFNDAIQFGIANNTTPDLADVRREHAKSGVGVTLLQQVTDSLGLFARASLSDDKTETYAFTEIGRQVSAGGVLKGDAWGRGRDALGVAVAINMLGAHHRNYLAAGGQGAFLGDGALRYGPEQILEIYYSFQPVQYLSISPDFQYVRNPGYNRDRGPVKFFGVRFHGEF; via the coding sequence ATGTCATGGGGGCTTGGCTATGCTGCGGGCGCCGAAGCGCGCCGCCCCCGGCACATCCTTTCCACCATCCTCCAGCCGATGCCGTTTCCGCCACTTGTCGCCGCGCGCTCGCGCCGACCGTTCCGTTTCCGTCGCTGGCTGGCGGCACTGGCCTGTTGCGCATGCCTGCCGGCGATGGCACAGCAGTCGGTGCCGGCACAGGATTCCGGCGGCGCGGAGAATCCCTTCGCCTTCCACGGTCAGAGCACCTACATTTGGCAGCGCAAGCCGGCCTTCAACGCGGCCTATTCCGGCCCGAACAGCCTTGGCACCGAACGGGCCAAGAGCTATTCCTTCAGCGCGACGCTGGACCTGGGACTGAAGCTGTGGCGCGGTGCGGAATTCCACTTCAACCCGGAGGCGACGCAAGGGGTACCGTTCTCCGGATTGCACGGACTGGGCGGCTTGTCCAACGGCGAGCTCGGCAAGGCAGCCAGCACCAGCCCGGTGTTCTACCGGGCGCGCGCGTTTGTCCGGCAGACATGGGACATGGGTGGCGGCAGCGAAACGCTGGACGCGGACTTCAACCAGTTCGCGCGCACCGTCGATCGGCAGCGGCTGGTGCTGACGGCCGGCAATTTCGGCGTGCTCGATGTGTTCGACCAGAACGAGTTCGGTTCGGACCCGCGCACGCAGTTCATGAACTGGGCGTTCATGACGCACGGTGCGTTCGACTATCCGGCCGATGCGCGCGGCTATAGCTGGGGCCTGGCGCTGGAGTACATCGGCGACGGCTGGTCGGCGCGCATCGGGCGCTTTTTGCAGCCGCTGGAGTCCAACGGGCTGGAGCTGGACACGCGCATGTTCCAGCACTACGGCGACATCATCGAACTGGAAAAGCGCTATGAGCTGGCGGGCCGCCCCGGCACCGCACGTCTGCTCTGGTTCCGCAACAAGGCGCGCATGGGCGCGTTCAACGACGCGATCCAGTTCGGCATCGCCAACAACACCACGCCCGACCTCGCCGACGTGCGGCGCGAGCACGCCAAGAGCGGCGTGGGCGTGACGCTGCTGCAGCAGGTCACCGATTCACTGGGGCTGTTTGCGCGCGCCAGCTTGTCGGACGACAAGACCGAGACTTACGCCTTTACCGAGATCGGCCGGCAGGTGTCAGCGGGCGGCGTGCTGAAGGGCGATGCGTGGGGACGGGGGCGCGATGCGCTGGGGGTGGCGGTGGCGATCAATATGCTGGGGGCCCACCATCGCAACTACCTGGCCGCGGGCGGGCAGGGGGCGTTTCTCGGGGACGGTGCGCTGCGCTATGGGCCGGAGCAGATACTAGAGATCTACTACAGCTTCCAGCCGGTGCAGTACCTGAGCATCAGCCCGGATTTCCAGTACGTGCGCAATCCGGGGTACAACCGCGACCGGGGGCCGGTGAAGTTTTTCGGGGTGCGGTTTCACGGGGAGTTTTGA
- the queF gene encoding 7-cyano-7-deazaguanine reductase (catalyzes the NADPH-dependent reduction of 7-cyano-7-deazaguanine (preQ0) to 7-aminomethyl-7-deazaguanine (preQ1) in queuosine biosynthesis~K06879: queF; 7-cyano-7-deazaguanine reductase [EC:1.7.1.13]) produces MSLPEHSPLGKPSAYKTEYDASLLFPIPRQPKRTEIGLPEGKPVPFFGVDIWNAYELSWLNLKGKPQVALATFIIPSDTPNIIESKSFKLYLNSFNQSKIASPEALQQLLHHDLSEATGGTVQVRLVTEPELGKQQMGELDGLLLDRLDIEVDRYEPAPELLRADQEETPVEETLVSHLLKSNCLVTGQPDWGSVQIRYVGAPINQEGLLKYLISFRNHNEFHEQCVERIFMDVLRQCKPVKLAVYARYTRRGGLDINPFRTNFNTAWPDNKRNARQ; encoded by the coding sequence ATGAGCCTCCCTGAACATTCGCCGCTGGGCAAGCCCTCGGCCTACAAGACCGAATACGACGCCTCGCTGCTGTTCCCGATCCCGCGCCAGCCCAAGCGCACCGAGATCGGCCTGCCCGAAGGCAAGCCGGTGCCGTTCTTCGGCGTCGATATCTGGAATGCGTACGAGCTCTCGTGGCTGAACCTGAAAGGCAAGCCGCAGGTGGCGCTGGCCACCTTCATCATCCCGTCGGACACGCCCAATATCATCGAGTCAAAGTCGTTCAAGCTTTACCTGAACTCGTTCAACCAGTCGAAGATCGCTTCGCCCGAGGCGTTGCAGCAGCTGCTGCACCACGACCTGTCCGAGGCCACTGGCGGTACCGTGCAGGTGCGGCTGGTGACCGAGCCCGAGCTGGGCAAGCAGCAGATGGGCGAACTCGACGGGCTGCTGCTGGACCGTCTCGATATCGAGGTGGACCGCTACGAGCCGGCGCCCGAGCTGCTGCGTGCCGACCAGGAAGAAACGCCGGTGGAGGAAACGCTGGTGTCGCACCTGCTGAAGTCCAACTGCCTGGTGACCGGGCAGCCGGACTGGGGCAGCGTGCAGATCCGCTATGTGGGCGCCCCGATCAACCAGGAAGGGTTGCTGAAGTACCTGATCTCGTTCCGCAACCACAACGAGTTCCACGAGCAGTGCGTGGAGCGGATCTTCATGGACGTGTTGCGCCAGTGCAAGCCGGTCAAGCTGGCGGTGTACGCGCGCTATACGCGGCGGGGCGGACTGGATATCAATCCGTTCCGGACCAACTTCAATACGGCGTGGCCGGATAACAAGCGCAACGCGCGGCAGTAA
- a CDS encoding L-threonine dehydratase biosynthetic IlvA (K01754: E4.3.1.19, ilvA, tdcB; threonine dehydratase [EC:4.3.1.19]): MTRKSAASAAKPDYLKKILTAKVYDVAQETELTYAHQLSARTGNSVWFKREDTQPVFSFKLRGAYNKMASLTPEELKRGVIAASAGNHAQGVALAAARLQCKAIIAMPVTTPQVKIDAVRERGGQWVEIVLHGESYSDAYTHAAVLEKKHKLTFIHPFDDPEVIAGQGTIAMEILRQHPGPIHAIFVAIGGGGLISGIAAYIKAVRPEIKVIGVQTVDSDAMKRSVDAGKRIELKEVGLFSDGTAVKLVGKETFRITRELVDEIILVDTDAICAGVKDVFQDTRSILEPAGALAVAGLKAYAEREKLKGQHLVAIACGANMNFDRLRFVAERAEVGEAREGVFAVTIPEERGSFKRFCELVGTRSVTEFNYRIADTNVAHIFVGVQIASRAENDKIAASFRKHGFDTLDLSNDELAKQHIRYMVGGRSPLAHDELLFRFEFPERPGALMKFLSSMSPNWNISLFHYRNQGADTSNILVGIQVPKNEMRAFRAFLSTLGYVHWDETDNPVYKLFLS, encoded by the coding sequence ATGACCCGCAAGTCCGCCGCCTCCGCCGCCAAACCCGATTATTTGAAGAAGATCCTGACCGCCAAGGTCTATGACGTGGCACAGGAGACTGAGCTGACCTATGCGCACCAGCTCTCGGCGCGCACCGGCAATTCGGTCTGGTTCAAGCGCGAGGACACCCAGCCGGTGTTCTCCTTCAAGCTGCGTGGCGCGTACAACAAGATGGCGTCGCTCACGCCGGAGGAGCTCAAGCGCGGCGTGATCGCCGCCTCGGCGGGCAACCATGCGCAGGGCGTGGCGCTGGCCGCGGCGCGGCTGCAATGCAAGGCGATCATCGCCATGCCGGTGACGACGCCGCAGGTGAAGATCGACGCCGTGCGCGAACGCGGCGGCCAGTGGGTCGAGATCGTGCTGCACGGCGAGTCCTACAGCGACGCCTACACCCACGCCGCGGTGCTGGAGAAGAAGCACAAGCTGACCTTCATCCACCCGTTCGACGATCCCGAAGTGATCGCCGGCCAGGGCACCATCGCCATGGAAATCCTGCGCCAGCACCCGGGCCCGATCCATGCGATCTTTGTCGCCATCGGCGGCGGCGGGCTGATCTCGGGAATCGCGGCCTACATCAAGGCGGTGCGTCCGGAGATCAAGGTGATCGGCGTGCAGACGGTGGATTCGGACGCGATGAAGCGCTCTGTCGACGCAGGCAAGCGCATCGAGCTGAAGGAAGTGGGGCTGTTCTCGGACGGCACCGCGGTCAAGCTGGTCGGCAAGGAAACCTTCCGCATCACGCGCGAGCTGGTCGACGAGATCATCCTGGTCGATACCGACGCCATCTGCGCGGGCGTGAAGGACGTGTTCCAGGATACGCGCAGCATCCTGGAACCGGCCGGTGCGCTCGCCGTGGCCGGCCTCAAGGCCTATGCGGAGCGCGAGAAGCTCAAGGGCCAGCACCTGGTGGCGATCGCCTGCGGCGCCAACATGAACTTCGACCGCCTGCGCTTCGTCGCCGAGCGCGCCGAAGTGGGCGAGGCGCGCGAAGGCGTGTTCGCCGTGACCATCCCCGAGGAGCGCGGCAGCTTTAAGCGCTTCTGCGAGCTGGTGGGCACGCGCAGCGTCACCGAGTTCAACTACCGCATCGCCGACACCAACGTGGCGCATATCTTCGTCGGCGTGCAGATCGCCAGCCGCGCGGAGAACGACAAGATCGCCGCCAGCTTCCGCAAGCACGGCTTCGACACGCTCGACCTGTCCAACGACGAGCTGGCCAAGCAGCATATCCGCTACATGGTGGGCGGGCGCTCGCCGCTGGCGCATGACGAACTGCTGTTCCGCTTCGAGTTCCCGGAGCGGCCGGGCGCGCTGATGAAGTTCCTGTCGAGCATGAGCCCGAACTGGAACATCAGCCTGTTCCACTACCGCAACCAGGGCGCGGACACCTCCAACATCCTAGTCGGCATCCAGGTGCCCAAGAACGAGATGCGGGCCTTCCGCGCCTTCCTTTCGACGCTGGGTTACGTACACTGGGACGAAACGGACAACCCGGTGTACAAGCTGTTCCTGTCCTGA
- a CDS encoding haloacid dehalogenase (K01087: otsB; trehalose 6-phosphate phosphatase [EC:3.1.3.12]) yields the protein MDACQNDVLRFNAMPHLPLIEPNTALFLDFDGTLADLAPRPELVQVEPELVGTLRTLYQRLDGALAVISGRPVIELDHFLRPLQLPAAGVHGAEFRTDGGMVSKTPAPGLEPLIPHLEALVRAYPALMLERKSVAVAIHYRQAPELAGVVEAAVTDVLRHAVGLEALPGKMVVEIKPAGVDKGDAIAAFMKAPPFAERVPLFAGDDLTDEPGFAAVRKLGGLGVLVGQRQTLAGTTVAGPAALRSWLHRSARALDDAARATGKPGAVPHTTTS from the coding sequence GTGGACGCCTGTCAAAACGACGTGTTACGGTTTAACGCGATGCCTCACCTACCGCTTATCGAACCCAATACCGCCCTGTTTCTCGACTTCGACGGCACGCTGGCCGACCTGGCCCCGCGCCCGGAACTGGTGCAGGTCGAACCCGAACTGGTCGGCACGCTACGTACGCTGTACCAGCGACTGGACGGCGCGCTGGCCGTCATCTCCGGGCGGCCCGTGATCGAACTGGACCACTTCCTGCGACCGCTGCAGCTCCCGGCCGCCGGCGTGCACGGCGCCGAATTCCGCACCGACGGCGGCATGGTGTCCAAGACGCCCGCGCCGGGGCTGGAACCGCTGATCCCCCACCTGGAAGCGCTGGTGCGCGCCTATCCGGCGCTGATGCTGGAGCGCAAGTCAGTCGCCGTCGCCATCCACTACCGCCAGGCGCCCGAACTGGCCGGCGTGGTCGAAGCCGCGGTCACTGACGTATTGCGCCATGCCGTCGGGCTGGAGGCGCTGCCGGGCAAGATGGTGGTCGAGATCAAGCCCGCCGGCGTCGACAAGGGCGACGCCATCGCCGCATTCATGAAGGCGCCGCCGTTTGCCGAGCGCGTGCCGCTCTTTGCCGGCGACGACCTGACCGACGAGCCCGGCTTTGCCGCCGTGCGCAAGCTCGGCGGCCTGGGCGTGCTGGTGGGCCAGCGCCAGACGCTGGCCGGCACCACCGTGGCCGGGCCGGCCGCGCTGCGCAGCTGGCTACATCGCTCGGCCAGGGCACTTGACGACGCTGCACGCGCCACCGGCAAGCCGGGCGCCGTGCCTCACACAACGACATCCTGA
- a CDS encoding glucoamylase — protein MTNNTSSPGELGRQPREGVHKTMDGSGRFANPSLSLGMIGNCSISALVDCRGRIVWSCLPRFDGDPVFNALLDPSENAGHFSIEIEDFHSASQWYEPNTAVLRTRLTDTHGNCLEITDFAPRFFRLGRYFRPTALIRRIRPVRGAPRVRVAVAPRFEWGRKAPEITRGSSHVRYIGDSMTLRMTTDAPLAYVLSQTPFLVTRGYNFILGPDETLAHGVEETARDFEQETTAYWRLWSRRLAVPREWQDAVIRAAITLKMSLYEETGAIVAAMTTSIPEAPGSGRNWDYRFCWLRDAFFVVRALNSLSEVGTMEDYLRWLANVVMQSQDGHIQPLYGIGLERELPESMLDHLAGYRGMGPVRVGNQAQEHFQHDVYGNVVLGAAQAFHDHRLLHRGGAAEFHRLEQVGEQAVKVFGTPDAGMWELRTRARVHTSSALMSWAACDRLAKIAEKLQIPDRAAYWHDHASRMKERILAESWSESRQSFAESFGGRELDASVLLMAEVNFIDPHDERFIATVKALETSLCDGPYMRRYEAPDDFGKPETAFNICTFWRIDALARIGRREEAREIFESMLAARNPLGLLSEDTHPVTGEMWGNFPQTYSMVGLINGAMRLSAPWDSVI, from the coding sequence GTGACCAACAATACAAGCAGCCCCGGGGAACTGGGCAGGCAGCCGCGCGAAGGCGTGCACAAGACCATGGATGGCAGTGGCCGCTTTGCCAATCCGTCGCTGTCGCTTGGCATGATCGGCAACTGTTCCATCTCCGCGCTGGTGGACTGCCGCGGGCGCATCGTGTGGTCGTGCCTGCCGCGCTTCGACGGCGATCCGGTGTTCAACGCACTGCTGGACCCGAGCGAGAACGCCGGCCATTTCTCGATCGAGATCGAGGATTTCCACAGCGCCAGCCAGTGGTACGAGCCCAACACCGCGGTGCTGCGCACGCGCCTGACCGACACGCACGGCAACTGCCTGGAGATCACCGACTTCGCGCCGCGCTTCTTCCGGCTCGGGCGCTATTTCCGCCCGACTGCGCTGATCCGGCGCATCCGCCCGGTGCGCGGCGCGCCGCGCGTGCGCGTGGCGGTGGCGCCGCGCTTCGAATGGGGCCGCAAGGCGCCCGAGATCACGCGCGGCAGCAGCCATGTGCGCTACATCGGCGATTCCATGACGTTGCGCATGACCACCGACGCGCCGCTGGCCTACGTGCTGTCGCAGACGCCGTTCCTGGTGACGCGCGGGTACAACTTCATCCTCGGCCCGGACGAGACGCTGGCGCACGGCGTGGAAGAAACCGCACGCGATTTCGAGCAAGAGACCACCGCGTACTGGCGCCTGTGGAGCCGCCGGCTCGCGGTGCCGCGCGAATGGCAGGACGCGGTGATCCGCGCCGCCATCACGCTGAAGATGTCGCTGTACGAAGAGACCGGCGCCATTGTCGCCGCCATGACCACAAGCATTCCCGAAGCCCCGGGCAGCGGGCGCAACTGGGACTACCGCTTCTGCTGGCTGCGTGACGCCTTCTTTGTCGTGCGCGCGCTCAACAGCCTGTCTGAAGTCGGCACGATGGAGGATTACCTGCGCTGGCTGGCAAACGTGGTGATGCAGTCGCAGGACGGGCATATCCAGCCGCTGTACGGCATTGGCCTGGAGCGGGAGCTGCCCGAAAGCATGCTCGACCACCTGGCCGGCTACCGCGGCATGGGCCCGGTGCGCGTCGGCAACCAGGCGCAGGAGCACTTCCAGCACGATGTCTACGGCAACGTGGTGCTGGGCGCGGCGCAGGCCTTCCATGACCACCGGCTGCTGCATCGCGGCGGGGCGGCTGAATTCCACCGGCTGGAACAGGTTGGCGAGCAGGCAGTCAAGGTGTTCGGCACGCCTGACGCCGGCATGTGGGAACTGCGTACCCGGGCGCGCGTGCATACCTCGTCGGCGCTGATGAGCTGGGCGGCTTGCGACCGCCTGGCCAAGATCGCCGAGAAGCTGCAGATCCCGGACCGTGCCGCCTACTGGCACGACCACGCCAGCCGGATGAAGGAACGCATCCTGGCCGAATCGTGGAGCGAATCGCGCCAGTCTTTTGCCGAGAGCTTCGGCGGGCGCGAACTGGATGCCAGCGTGCTGTTGATGGCCGAGGTCAATTTCATCGACCCGCACGACGAGCGCTTTATCGCCACGGTCAAGGCGCTGGAGACGTCGCTGTGCGACGGCCCGTACATGCGCCGCTACGAGGCGCCGGACGATTTCGGCAAGCCCGAGACCGCCTTCAACATCTGCACCTTCTGGCGCATCGACGCGCTGGCGCGCATCGGCCGGCGCGAAGAGGCACGCGAGATCTTCGAATCGATGCTCGCCGCGCGCAACCCGCTGGGCCTGCTGTCCGAGGACACCCACCCCGTGACCGGCGAGATGTGGGGCAACTTCCCGCAGACGTATTCGATGGTCGGCCTGATCAACGGCGCCATGCGGCTGTCGGCGCCGTGGGATTCGGTGATCTGA
- a CDS encoding trehalose-6-phosphate synthase (K00697: otsA; trehalose 6-phosphate synthase [EC:2.4.1.15]) — MPRLVAVSNRVADPRNVAAGGLAVALSEALRQTGGMWFGWSGKALETAQGGTPGEGDLHLQQAGNVTLATVDLSREDHDAYYLGYSNGVLWPVFHYRLDLADFDSNFLNGYRRVNQLFARKLAPLLEPDDVIWIHDYHLIPLASELRAIGCGQKIGFFLHVPLPPPLILAAIPQHEWLMRALFAYDLLGFQSHADVEHFSRYVQAEAQAEPMGEHRYRAFHRTVRAQAFPIGIDVDEFMELGRGDEAKETFEMMCAQYARRRLLLGIDRLDYSKGLPHRLKAFYRLLAEYPENRMSATLVQIAAPSRESVDAYVDLRSEMERLSGAINGEFGELDWMPVRYIHRTTARKRLPGLCRASRVALVTPLRDGMNLVAKEFIAAQDPEDPGVLVLSRFAGAAEQLREALLVNPYDTRATAQAIQQALHMPLAERQQRHQKLLERIRAQDVHWWSSEFLRALTETEGA, encoded by the coding sequence ATGCCCAGACTTGTAGCGGTATCCAACCGGGTCGCCGATCCCCGCAACGTGGCGGCGGGCGGCCTTGCCGTCGCGCTCTCCGAGGCCTTGCGCCAGACCGGCGGCATGTGGTTCGGCTGGAGCGGCAAGGCGCTGGAAACCGCCCAGGGCGGCACCCCCGGCGAAGGCGACCTGCACCTGCAGCAAGCCGGCAATGTCACGCTGGCCACTGTCGACCTGAGCCGCGAAGACCATGATGCCTACTACCTGGGATACAGCAACGGCGTATTGTGGCCGGTATTCCACTACCGGCTCGACCTGGCGGATTTCGACTCCAACTTCCTGAACGGCTACCGGCGCGTGAACCAGCTGTTCGCGCGCAAGCTGGCCCCGCTGCTCGAGCCCGACGACGTCATCTGGATCCACGACTACCACCTGATCCCGCTGGCGTCAGAGCTGCGCGCGATCGGCTGCGGCCAGAAGATCGGCTTTTTCCTGCACGTGCCGCTGCCGCCGCCGCTGATCCTGGCGGCCATCCCGCAGCATGAATGGCTGATGCGCGCGCTGTTCGCCTATGACCTGCTCGGCTTCCAGAGCCATGCCGACGTGGAGCACTTCTCGCGCTACGTCCAGGCAGAGGCCCAGGCCGAGCCCATGGGCGAGCATCGCTACCGCGCTTTCCACCGCACGGTGCGCGCGCAGGCCTTTCCGATCGGCATCGACGTCGACGAGTTCATGGAACTGGGCCGCGGCGACGAGGCGAAGGAAACCTTCGAGATGATGTGCGCACAATATGCGCGCCGCCGGTTGCTGCTCGGCATCGACCGGCTCGATTATTCCAAGGGGCTGCCGCACCGGCTCAAGGCGTTCTACCGGCTACTGGCGGAATACCCCGAGAACCGGATGAGCGCGACGCTGGTGCAGATTGCTGCGCCCTCGCGCGAGTCGGTCGACGCCTATGTCGACCTGCGCAGCGAGATGGAGCGCCTGAGCGGCGCCATCAACGGCGAGTTCGGCGAACTGGACTGGATGCCGGTGCGCTATATCCATCGCACCACCGCGCGCAAGCGCCTGCCGGGCCTGTGCCGTGCCAGCCGCGTGGCCCTGGTGACACCGTTGCGCGACGGCATGAACCTGGTGGCCAAGGAATTCATCGCCGCGCAGGACCCGGAAGACCCGGGCGTGCTGGTGTTGTCGCGCTTTGCCGGTGCGGCCGAGCAGTTGCGCGAGGCGCTGCTGGTCAATCCCTACGACACGCGCGCCACCGCGCAGGCGATCCAGCAAGCGCTGCACATGCCGCTGGCCGAACGCCAGCAGCGCCACCAGAAGCTGCTGGAGCGCATCCGCGCGCAGGATGTGCACTGGTGGAGCAGCGAGTTCTTGCGCGCACTGACAGAGACCGAAGGCGCCTGA
- a CDS encoding pterin-4-alpha-carbinolamine dehydratase (K01724: E4.2.1.96, PCBD, phhB; 4a-hydroxytetrahydrobiopterin dehydratase [EC:4.2.1.96]) translates to MSEDLAAQSCTPCRGGVPPLTPDEAEALLQQAPGWDLFDGATRLERRFTFGNFAQALAFVNGVGQLAEAQGHHPEISFGWGHATVSWRTKKIKGLHRNDFIMAVKTSEIAAGQGEAT, encoded by the coding sequence ATGAGTGAAGACCTGGCAGCGCAATCGTGCACGCCTTGCCGCGGCGGGGTGCCGCCGTTGACGCCGGATGAAGCTGAAGCTCTGCTGCAGCAGGCGCCTGGCTGGGATTTGTTCGATGGAGCGACCCGGCTGGAGCGGCGCTTTACCTTCGGGAATTTTGCGCAGGCGCTGGCGTTCGTGAATGGCGTCGGGCAACTGGCCGAGGCGCAGGGACATCATCCGGAGATCAGTTTTGGCTGGGGGCATGCCACGGTGTCGTGGCGGACCAAGAAGATCAAGGGACTGCACCGGAATGATTTCATCATGGCGGTGAAGACTAGTGAGATAGCGGCGGGGCAGGGCGAGGCGACGTAA
- a CDS encoding molybdopterin-guanine dinucleotide biosynthesis protein MobA (K07141: mocA; molybdenum cofactor cytidylyltransferase [EC:2.7.7.76]) yields MTAAPNAPLLRTDLPTGILLAAGFGRRFDAAGKRNKLLETLPGGRTVAWRSARTLAAALPESIAVIRPGNPALAEELRRGGCRVLESAEADAGMGAALRAAVAATPEARGWVVALADMPWLPMELVRAVALTITTPETIAAPWRNGRRGHPVGFGAAWREELLKLDGDEGARALLKDKPVTRILTDDDGAFRDIDTPGDLR; encoded by the coding sequence ATGACCGCCGCCCCCAACGCTCCCCTGCTCCGCACCGACCTGCCTACCGGCATCCTGCTGGCCGCGGGTTTCGGCCGCCGCTTCGATGCGGCGGGCAAACGCAACAAGCTGCTGGAAACGCTGCCCGGCGGACGCACGGTAGCGTGGCGCAGTGCGCGCACGCTGGCGGCAGCACTGCCGGAATCGATTGCGGTCATTCGCCCGGGCAATCCGGCGCTGGCGGAGGAACTGCGCCGCGGCGGCTGCCGCGTGCTGGAATCCGCCGAAGCCGACGCGGGCATGGGTGCGGCGCTGCGGGCTGCGGTGGCGGCAACGCCCGAAGCGCGCGGCTGGGTGGTGGCGCTGGCCGATATGCCCTGGCTGCCGATGGAACTCGTCCGGGCAGTGGCGCTGACGATCACCACCCCGGAGACCATCGCTGCGCCGTGGCGCAATGGGCGGCGCGGGCATCCGGTCGGGTTCGGGGCCGCCTGGCGCGAGGAACTGCTGAAGCTGGACGGTGATGAGGGGGCGCGGGCGTTGCTGAAGGACAAACCCGTTACGCGGATCCTGACTGACGATGACGGGGCGTTTCGGGATATCGATACGCCGGGGGATTTGCGCTAG